The following are from one region of the Mus caroli chromosome 13, CAROLI_EIJ_v1.1, whole genome shotgun sequence genome:
- the Nol8 gene encoding nucleolar protein 8 isoform X1: MERPLENVSSNLDRCPTSMKANREMKRLFVGGLGQGISETDLQSQFSRFGEVSDVEIITRKDDQGNSQKVFAYVNIQITEADLKKCMSILNKTKWKGGTLQIQLAKESFLHRLAQEREEAKAKKEKSTTGNSTLLEKMGGVDFHMKAVPGTEVPGHQNWVVSKFGRVLPVLHLKNQQKHKIMKYDPSKYCHNIKKIPENLTETTPITELTWELEGGNDPMSKKRRGEFSDFHIPPQKVKKVQKSDDPRESKVSNIGLRTNQVMERNKSTHPVTAHGTAPSTVNPSKPLLVSTSGTQKPKHVVFHNSDFEIIWNKSSMSDDDIDSEDELKVMVAKEENREKPGHSSVNDSEHDTFEVVRDDFKSNIHRLSSSASLGNNHEYDSSDTDEIIAMKKNNAKVKNSAEFSQPERTVSKKSSFQKIEPSNDCIKVQGTNSNKKSAPCHGVKFVNPKFPPDSSGSDSEESEEDEEYKALMENCPRVSLTLADLEQLAGSHRKFPGKDSETNGPQNDSHCKFDTTSKNPKTSGDLYNGRQQCILPEEIVASLLEDENTYSKQKSEEDILKPKFQAFKGIGCLYAKESVDKALKENIAFNTVGGPHSSLKHEDHNRSLMENGFKCVNGSSSKLTSCQPAKKVNHPNHIQPPKRQCTFENQNHKAMSSTSCDKGSTNPLPCPLPLKAKTSLHLSANSHKVDSDGDACHLSESRKALKKERSNLSNLESLEKSSKVSPREDPQKSPAGFSLSDGNASCINAKDKQVEDNQKRLAALAAWQKAREVQKKLVHSALANLDGHPEDKKTHIVFASDNESETEETSTQEQSCPEKELIKQESVSKSSGKLFDSSDDEESDPKEDSTRFSIKPQFEGRAGQKLMDLQSQFGNDERFRMDSRFLESDSEDEKKELNEHKVNEDELAAEKKKTLNVVQSVLNINVNNPTNKGSVAAKKFKDIVHYDPTKHDHAIYERKQEDKEKESKAKRKKKKEEAEKLPEVSQDMYYNIATDLKEIFQSMNNTDEKEEDAPRTEAGAREGTGKIRNAETLARGPEQTTGFTFSFFDSATKDEKDATYRIELVKHGKIVCPNDPRFQDSSSEEEDIAEEADHSKPSPGEAVPENEAIRFFFFSENDDRLRGSNLFWSGVGGSISRNSWEARTSSLLLECRKKHKEAKRKVKAN, translated from the exons ATGGAGCGACCTCTGGAAAACGTTTCCAGCAATCTTG ATAGATGTCCAACATCCATGAAAGCCAACAGAGAAATGAAGCGCCTCTTTGTAGGTGGACTTGGACAGGGCATTTCTGAGACAGACCTACAAAGTCAGTTCAGCAGATTTGGAGAAGTTTCTGACGTGGAGATCATCACTCGGAAAGATGACCAAG gAAATTCACAGAAAGTCTTTGCGTATGTTAACATTCAAATAACAGAAGCGGACCTGAAGAAAT GTATGtctattttaaacaaaacaaaatggaaaggtgGAACACTACAAATTCAGCTAGCTAAAGAAAGCTTTTTACACAG ATTGgcccaagaaagagaagaagcaaaagcaaagaaagaaaaatcaaccaCAGGCAACAGCACCTTATTGGAAAAGATGGGAGGAGTGGATTTCCATATGAAGGCTGTGCCTGGGACAGAGGTGCCAGGACATCAA AATTGGGTTGTGAGTAAGTTTGGAAGAGTCTTACCTGTTCTTCACcttaagaatcaacaaaaacataaa ATTATGAAATATGATCCATCAAAATACTGCCACAATATAAAAAAGATTCCAGAGAATTTGACAGAAACCACTCCCATAACTGAACTCACTTGGGAATTGGAAGGAGGCAATGACCCTATGAGTAAGAAACGTCGAGGAGAGTTCTCTGACTTTCATATCCCTCCTCAAAAGGTCAAGAAAGTGCAGAAGAGCGATGATCCCAGGGAGTCCAAGGTTTCTAATATTGGTCTAAGGACTAATCAGGTAATGGAGAGGAACAAATCAACACATCCTGTGACTGCACACGGGACAGCCCCTAGTACTGTGAATCCTTCTAAACCACTCCTTGTGTCCACTTCTGGTACTCAGAAACCTAAACATGTGGTTTTTCATAATTCTGACTTTGAAATTATCTGGAATAAAAGTAGCATGTCTGATGATGACATTGACTCGGAAGATGAATTAAAAGTGATGgttgcaaaagaagaaaacagagagaaacctGGGCATTCCTCAGTCAATGACTCTGAACATGATACTTTTGAAGTTGTTAGGGATGATTTCAAATCAAATATTCACAGACTTTCTTCTTCAGCAAGCTTAGGAAATAACCATGAATATGATTCAAGTGATACAGATGAAATTATTGCAATGAAAAAAAACAATGCTAAGGTCAAAAACAGTGCAGAATTTTCACAACCAGAAAGGACTGTAAGCAAGAAAAGTTCTTTCCAAAAGATAGAACCTTCTAATGACTGTATAAAAGTACAAGGAactaacagcaacaaaaaatcaGCCCCGTGTCATGGAGTAAAGTTTGTAAATCCCAAATTTCCACCTGACTCCAGTGGCAGTGACAGTGAAGAGTCCGAAGAAGATGAAGAATATAAAGCCTTGATGGAAAACTGTCCCCGTGTGAGTCTCACTTTGGCTGACTTGGAGCAGTTGGCTGGCAGTCATCGGAAGTTTCCAGGAAAAGACAGTGAGACTAATGGTCCACAAAATGACAGTCACTGCAAATTTGACACAACCTCCAAGAATCCCAAGACTTCTGGTGACCTGTACAATGGCAGACAACAGTGCATTCTTCCTGAGGAGATTGTGGCCTCCCTTTTAGAGGACGAGAACACTTACAGCAAACAAAAATCGGAGGAAGATATCTTAAAGCCAAAATTCCAAGCCTTCAAGGGAATAGGCTGTCTCTATGCAAAGGAGTCAGTGGACAAAGCTTTGAAAGAGAATATTGCCTTTAATACTGTGGGTGGGCCTCACAGTTCCTTAAAACATGAAGATCACAATAGAAGTTTGATGGAAAATGGATTTAAGTGTGTTAATGGCTCATCAAGCAAACTAACTTCATGCCAACCTGCAAAGAAGGTGAATCACCCAAACCACATTCAGCCTCCAAAAAGACAGTGTACTTTTGAGAACCAGAACCATAAAGCAATGTCCTCTACTAGTTGTGACAAGGGAAGTACAAATCCTCTCCCATGTCCGTTGCCATTGAAAGCTAAAACATCCCTACATCTTAGTGCCAACAGTCACAAGGTAGACTCTGATGGAGACGCTTGCCATTTGTCTGAAAGTAGAAAAGctttaaagaaagagaggagcAATTTAAGCAACCTTGAATCTCTTGAGAAATCATCAAAGGTGTCTCCCAGGGAAGACCCTCAGAAAAGCCCAGCTGGTTTCTCACTTTCTGATGGTAATGCATCCTGTATAAATGCTAAGGATAAACAAGTTGAAGACAACCAGAAGCGATTGGCAGCCTTGGCAGCGTGGCAGAAAGCCAGAGAAGTACAGAAAAAACTGGTGCATAGTGCACTGGCAAATTTG GATGGTCATCCAGAggacaaaaaaacacacattgtCTTTGCTTCTGATAATGAAAGTGAAACGGAAGAGACATCCACTCAGGAGCAAAGCTGTCCAGAAAAGGAGCTGATAAAA CAGGAATCTGTGAGTAAATCGTCTGGGAAACTGTTTGACAGCAGCGATGATGAAGAATCAGATCCCAAGGAGGACAGCACCAGGTTCAGCATTAAACCTCAGTTTGAGGGCAGAGCTGGCCAGAAG cttatGGATCTGCAGTCTCAGTTTGGAAATGATGAGAGATTCCGCATGGACTCTAGATTTTTAGAGAGTGACAGTGAGGACGAAAAGAAAG AGCTAAATGAACATAAAGTGAATGAAGACGAGCTtgctgcagaaaaaaagaaaaccctgaatGTTGTGCAAAGTGTTTTGAACATCAATGTGAACAACCCTACGAACAAAGGATCGGTGGCTGCTAAGAAATTTAA GGATATCGTACATTATGACCCAACAAAGCATGACCATGccatttatgaaagaaaacaagaagataaagaaaaagaaag TAAGGCAAAacggaagaagaaaaaggaagaagctgagaagctgCCTGAGGTATCCCAAGACATGTATTATAACATTGCTACGGATTTGAAAGAAATATTCCAAAGTATGAACAACacagatgaaaaggaagaagatgcGCCCAGGACTGAGGCTGGTGCTAGAGAGGGGACTGGAAAAATCAGGAACGCCGAGACACTGGCACGTGGGCCCGAGCAAACCACTGGCTTTACATTCTCTTTTTTTGATTCAGCCACTAAAGATGAAAAGGATG CCACCTATAGAATCGAACTAGTGAAACATGGGAAGATAGTCTGTCCAAACGATCCCCGATTCCAAGACAGTAGTTCAGAAGAAGAGGATATTGCTGAAGAAGCAGATCACAGCAAGCCAAGCCCTGG AGAAGCGGTTCCTGAGAACGAGGccattagatttttctttttctctgagaatgACGACAGACTTCGTG GTTCTAACTTATTCTGGAGTGGTGTGGGAGGTAGTATTAGCAGAAATTCTTGGGAAGCCCGAACAAGTAGTCTCCTTTTG GAATGTCGGAAAAAACATAAAGAAGCCAAAAGGAAGGTGAAAGCAAATTAA
- the Nol8 gene encoding nucleolar protein 8 isoform X2 has product MERPLENVSSNLDRCPTSMKANREMKRLFVGGLGQGISETDLQSQFSRFGEVSDVEIITRKDDQGNSQKVFAYVNIQITEADLKKCMSILNKTKWKGGTLQIQLAKESFLHRLAQEREEAKAKKEKSTTGNSTLLEKMGGVDFHMKAVPGTEVPGHQNWVVSKFGRVLPVLHLKNQQKHKIMKYDPSKYCHNIKKIPENLTETTPITELTWELEGGNDPMSKKRRGEFSDFHIPPQKVKKVQKSDDPRESKVSNIGLRTNQVMERNKSTHPVTAHGTAPSTVNPSKPLLVSTSGTQKPKHVVFHNSDFEIIWNKSSMSDDDIDSEDELKVMVAKEENREKPGHSSVNDSEHDTFEVVRDDFKSNIHRLSSSASLGNNHEYDSSDTDEIIAMKKNNAKVKNSAEFSQPERTVSKKSSFQKIEPSNDCIKVQGTNSNKKSAPCHGVKFVNPKFPPDSSGSDSEESEEDEEYKALMENCPRVSLTLADLEQLAGSHRKFPGKDSETNGPQNDSHCKFDTTSKNPKTSGDLYNGRQQCILPEEIVASLLEDENTYSKQKSEEDILKPKFQAFKGIGCLYAKESVDKALKENIAFNTVGGPHSSLKHEDHNRSLMENGFKCVNGSSSKLTSCQPAKKVNHPNHIQPPKRQCTFENQNHKAMSSTSCDKGSTNPLPCPLPLKAKTSLHLSANSHKVDSDGDACHLSESRKALKKERSNLSNLESLEKSSKVSPREDPQKSPAGFSLSDGNASCINAKDKQVEDNQKRLAALAAWQKAREVQKKLVHSALANLDGHPEDKKTHIVFASDNESETEETSTQEQSCPEKELIKESVSKSSGKLFDSSDDEESDPKEDSTRFSIKPQFEGRAGQKLMDLQSQFGNDERFRMDSRFLESDSEDEKKELNEHKVNEDELAAEKKKTLNVVQSVLNINVNNPTNKGSVAAKKFKDIVHYDPTKHDHAIYERKQEDKEKESKAKRKKKKEEAEKLPEVSQDMYYNIATDLKEIFQSMNNTDEKEEDAPRTEAGAREGTGKIRNAETLARGPEQTTGFTFSFFDSATKDEKDATYRIELVKHGKIVCPNDPRFQDSSSEEEDIAEEADHSKPSPGEAVPENEAIRFFFFSENDDRLRGSNLFWSGVGGSISRNSWEARTSSLLLECRKKHKEAKRKVKAN; this is encoded by the exons ATGGAGCGACCTCTGGAAAACGTTTCCAGCAATCTTG ATAGATGTCCAACATCCATGAAAGCCAACAGAGAAATGAAGCGCCTCTTTGTAGGTGGACTTGGACAGGGCATTTCTGAGACAGACCTACAAAGTCAGTTCAGCAGATTTGGAGAAGTTTCTGACGTGGAGATCATCACTCGGAAAGATGACCAAG gAAATTCACAGAAAGTCTTTGCGTATGTTAACATTCAAATAACAGAAGCGGACCTGAAGAAAT GTATGtctattttaaacaaaacaaaatggaaaggtgGAACACTACAAATTCAGCTAGCTAAAGAAAGCTTTTTACACAG ATTGgcccaagaaagagaagaagcaaaagcaaagaaagaaaaatcaaccaCAGGCAACAGCACCTTATTGGAAAAGATGGGAGGAGTGGATTTCCATATGAAGGCTGTGCCTGGGACAGAGGTGCCAGGACATCAA AATTGGGTTGTGAGTAAGTTTGGAAGAGTCTTACCTGTTCTTCACcttaagaatcaacaaaaacataaa ATTATGAAATATGATCCATCAAAATACTGCCACAATATAAAAAAGATTCCAGAGAATTTGACAGAAACCACTCCCATAACTGAACTCACTTGGGAATTGGAAGGAGGCAATGACCCTATGAGTAAGAAACGTCGAGGAGAGTTCTCTGACTTTCATATCCCTCCTCAAAAGGTCAAGAAAGTGCAGAAGAGCGATGATCCCAGGGAGTCCAAGGTTTCTAATATTGGTCTAAGGACTAATCAGGTAATGGAGAGGAACAAATCAACACATCCTGTGACTGCACACGGGACAGCCCCTAGTACTGTGAATCCTTCTAAACCACTCCTTGTGTCCACTTCTGGTACTCAGAAACCTAAACATGTGGTTTTTCATAATTCTGACTTTGAAATTATCTGGAATAAAAGTAGCATGTCTGATGATGACATTGACTCGGAAGATGAATTAAAAGTGATGgttgcaaaagaagaaaacagagagaaacctGGGCATTCCTCAGTCAATGACTCTGAACATGATACTTTTGAAGTTGTTAGGGATGATTTCAAATCAAATATTCACAGACTTTCTTCTTCAGCAAGCTTAGGAAATAACCATGAATATGATTCAAGTGATACAGATGAAATTATTGCAATGAAAAAAAACAATGCTAAGGTCAAAAACAGTGCAGAATTTTCACAACCAGAAAGGACTGTAAGCAAGAAAAGTTCTTTCCAAAAGATAGAACCTTCTAATGACTGTATAAAAGTACAAGGAactaacagcaacaaaaaatcaGCCCCGTGTCATGGAGTAAAGTTTGTAAATCCCAAATTTCCACCTGACTCCAGTGGCAGTGACAGTGAAGAGTCCGAAGAAGATGAAGAATATAAAGCCTTGATGGAAAACTGTCCCCGTGTGAGTCTCACTTTGGCTGACTTGGAGCAGTTGGCTGGCAGTCATCGGAAGTTTCCAGGAAAAGACAGTGAGACTAATGGTCCACAAAATGACAGTCACTGCAAATTTGACACAACCTCCAAGAATCCCAAGACTTCTGGTGACCTGTACAATGGCAGACAACAGTGCATTCTTCCTGAGGAGATTGTGGCCTCCCTTTTAGAGGACGAGAACACTTACAGCAAACAAAAATCGGAGGAAGATATCTTAAAGCCAAAATTCCAAGCCTTCAAGGGAATAGGCTGTCTCTATGCAAAGGAGTCAGTGGACAAAGCTTTGAAAGAGAATATTGCCTTTAATACTGTGGGTGGGCCTCACAGTTCCTTAAAACATGAAGATCACAATAGAAGTTTGATGGAAAATGGATTTAAGTGTGTTAATGGCTCATCAAGCAAACTAACTTCATGCCAACCTGCAAAGAAGGTGAATCACCCAAACCACATTCAGCCTCCAAAAAGACAGTGTACTTTTGAGAACCAGAACCATAAAGCAATGTCCTCTACTAGTTGTGACAAGGGAAGTACAAATCCTCTCCCATGTCCGTTGCCATTGAAAGCTAAAACATCCCTACATCTTAGTGCCAACAGTCACAAGGTAGACTCTGATGGAGACGCTTGCCATTTGTCTGAAAGTAGAAAAGctttaaagaaagagaggagcAATTTAAGCAACCTTGAATCTCTTGAGAAATCATCAAAGGTGTCTCCCAGGGAAGACCCTCAGAAAAGCCCAGCTGGTTTCTCACTTTCTGATGGTAATGCATCCTGTATAAATGCTAAGGATAAACAAGTTGAAGACAACCAGAAGCGATTGGCAGCCTTGGCAGCGTGGCAGAAAGCCAGAGAAGTACAGAAAAAACTGGTGCATAGTGCACTGGCAAATTTG GATGGTCATCCAGAggacaaaaaaacacacattgtCTTTGCTTCTGATAATGAAAGTGAAACGGAAGAGACATCCACTCAGGAGCAAAGCTGTCCAGAAAAGGAGCTGATAAAA GAATCTGTGAGTAAATCGTCTGGGAAACTGTTTGACAGCAGCGATGATGAAGAATCAGATCCCAAGGAGGACAGCACCAGGTTCAGCATTAAACCTCAGTTTGAGGGCAGAGCTGGCCAGAAG cttatGGATCTGCAGTCTCAGTTTGGAAATGATGAGAGATTCCGCATGGACTCTAGATTTTTAGAGAGTGACAGTGAGGACGAAAAGAAAG AGCTAAATGAACATAAAGTGAATGAAGACGAGCTtgctgcagaaaaaaagaaaaccctgaatGTTGTGCAAAGTGTTTTGAACATCAATGTGAACAACCCTACGAACAAAGGATCGGTGGCTGCTAAGAAATTTAA GGATATCGTACATTATGACCCAACAAAGCATGACCATGccatttatgaaagaaaacaagaagataaagaaaaagaaag TAAGGCAAAacggaagaagaaaaaggaagaagctgagaagctgCCTGAGGTATCCCAAGACATGTATTATAACATTGCTACGGATTTGAAAGAAATATTCCAAAGTATGAACAACacagatgaaaaggaagaagatgcGCCCAGGACTGAGGCTGGTGCTAGAGAGGGGACTGGAAAAATCAGGAACGCCGAGACACTGGCACGTGGGCCCGAGCAAACCACTGGCTTTACATTCTCTTTTTTTGATTCAGCCACTAAAGATGAAAAGGATG CCACCTATAGAATCGAACTAGTGAAACATGGGAAGATAGTCTGTCCAAACGATCCCCGATTCCAAGACAGTAGTTCAGAAGAAGAGGATATTGCTGAAGAAGCAGATCACAGCAAGCCAAGCCCTGG AGAAGCGGTTCCTGAGAACGAGGccattagatttttctttttctctgagaatgACGACAGACTTCGTG GTTCTAACTTATTCTGGAGTGGTGTGGGAGGTAGTATTAGCAGAAATTCTTGGGAAGCCCGAACAAGTAGTCTCCTTTTG GAATGTCGGAAAAAACATAAAGAAGCCAAAAGGAAGGTGAAAGCAAATTAA
- the Nol8 gene encoding nucleolar protein 8 isoform X4, giving the protein MKANREMKRLFVGGLGQGISETDLQSQFSRFGEVSDVEIITRKDDQGNSQKVFAYVNIQITEADLKKCMSILNKTKWKGGTLQIQLAKESFLHRLAQEREEAKAKKEKSTTGNSTLLEKMGGVDFHMKAVPGTEVPGHQNWVVSKFGRVLPVLHLKNQQKHKIMKYDPSKYCHNIKKIPENLTETTPITELTWELEGGNDPMSKKRRGEFSDFHIPPQKVKKVQKSDDPRESKVSNIGLRTNQVMERNKSTHPVTAHGTAPSTVNPSKPLLVSTSGTQKPKHVVFHNSDFEIIWNKSSMSDDDIDSEDELKVMVAKEENREKPGHSSVNDSEHDTFEVVRDDFKSNIHRLSSSASLGNNHEYDSSDTDEIIAMKKNNAKVKNSAEFSQPERTVSKKSSFQKIEPSNDCIKVQGTNSNKKSAPCHGVKFVNPKFPPDSSGSDSEESEEDEEYKALMENCPRVSLTLADLEQLAGSHRKFPGKDSETNGPQNDSHCKFDTTSKNPKTSGDLYNGRQQCILPEEIVASLLEDENTYSKQKSEEDILKPKFQAFKGIGCLYAKESVDKALKENIAFNTVGGPHSSLKHEDHNRSLMENGFKCVNGSSSKLTSCQPAKKVNHPNHIQPPKRQCTFENQNHKAMSSTSCDKGSTNPLPCPLPLKAKTSLHLSANSHKVDSDGDACHLSESRKALKKERSNLSNLESLEKSSKVSPREDPQKSPAGFSLSDGNASCINAKDKQVEDNQKRLAALAAWQKAREVQKKLVHSALANLDGHPEDKKTHIVFASDNESETEETSTQEQSCPEKELIKESVSKSSGKLFDSSDDEESDPKEDSTRFSIKPQFEGRAGQKLMDLQSQFGNDERFRMDSRFLESDSEDEKKELNEHKVNEDELAAEKKKTLNVVQSVLNINVNNPTNKGSVAAKKFKDIVHYDPTKHDHAIYERKQEDKEKESKAKRKKKKEEAEKLPEVSQDMYYNIATDLKEIFQSMNNTDEKEEDAPRTEAGAREGTGKIRNAETLARGPEQTTGFTFSFFDSATKDEKDATYRIELVKHGKIVCPNDPRFQDSSSEEEDIAEEADHSKPSPGEAVPENEAIRFFFFSENDDRLRGSNLFWSGVGGSISRNSWEARTSSLLLECRKKHKEAKRKVKAN; this is encoded by the exons ATGAAAGCCAACAGAGAAATGAAGCGCCTCTTTGTAGGTGGACTTGGACAGGGCATTTCTGAGACAGACCTACAAAGTCAGTTCAGCAGATTTGGAGAAGTTTCTGACGTGGAGATCATCACTCGGAAAGATGACCAAG gAAATTCACAGAAAGTCTTTGCGTATGTTAACATTCAAATAACAGAAGCGGACCTGAAGAAAT GTATGtctattttaaacaaaacaaaatggaaaggtgGAACACTACAAATTCAGCTAGCTAAAGAAAGCTTTTTACACAG ATTGgcccaagaaagagaagaagcaaaagcaaagaaagaaaaatcaaccaCAGGCAACAGCACCTTATTGGAAAAGATGGGAGGAGTGGATTTCCATATGAAGGCTGTGCCTGGGACAGAGGTGCCAGGACATCAA AATTGGGTTGTGAGTAAGTTTGGAAGAGTCTTACCTGTTCTTCACcttaagaatcaacaaaaacataaa ATTATGAAATATGATCCATCAAAATACTGCCACAATATAAAAAAGATTCCAGAGAATTTGACAGAAACCACTCCCATAACTGAACTCACTTGGGAATTGGAAGGAGGCAATGACCCTATGAGTAAGAAACGTCGAGGAGAGTTCTCTGACTTTCATATCCCTCCTCAAAAGGTCAAGAAAGTGCAGAAGAGCGATGATCCCAGGGAGTCCAAGGTTTCTAATATTGGTCTAAGGACTAATCAGGTAATGGAGAGGAACAAATCAACACATCCTGTGACTGCACACGGGACAGCCCCTAGTACTGTGAATCCTTCTAAACCACTCCTTGTGTCCACTTCTGGTACTCAGAAACCTAAACATGTGGTTTTTCATAATTCTGACTTTGAAATTATCTGGAATAAAAGTAGCATGTCTGATGATGACATTGACTCGGAAGATGAATTAAAAGTGATGgttgcaaaagaagaaaacagagagaaacctGGGCATTCCTCAGTCAATGACTCTGAACATGATACTTTTGAAGTTGTTAGGGATGATTTCAAATCAAATATTCACAGACTTTCTTCTTCAGCAAGCTTAGGAAATAACCATGAATATGATTCAAGTGATACAGATGAAATTATTGCAATGAAAAAAAACAATGCTAAGGTCAAAAACAGTGCAGAATTTTCACAACCAGAAAGGACTGTAAGCAAGAAAAGTTCTTTCCAAAAGATAGAACCTTCTAATGACTGTATAAAAGTACAAGGAactaacagcaacaaaaaatcaGCCCCGTGTCATGGAGTAAAGTTTGTAAATCCCAAATTTCCACCTGACTCCAGTGGCAGTGACAGTGAAGAGTCCGAAGAAGATGAAGAATATAAAGCCTTGATGGAAAACTGTCCCCGTGTGAGTCTCACTTTGGCTGACTTGGAGCAGTTGGCTGGCAGTCATCGGAAGTTTCCAGGAAAAGACAGTGAGACTAATGGTCCACAAAATGACAGTCACTGCAAATTTGACACAACCTCCAAGAATCCCAAGACTTCTGGTGACCTGTACAATGGCAGACAACAGTGCATTCTTCCTGAGGAGATTGTGGCCTCCCTTTTAGAGGACGAGAACACTTACAGCAAACAAAAATCGGAGGAAGATATCTTAAAGCCAAAATTCCAAGCCTTCAAGGGAATAGGCTGTCTCTATGCAAAGGAGTCAGTGGACAAAGCTTTGAAAGAGAATATTGCCTTTAATACTGTGGGTGGGCCTCACAGTTCCTTAAAACATGAAGATCACAATAGAAGTTTGATGGAAAATGGATTTAAGTGTGTTAATGGCTCATCAAGCAAACTAACTTCATGCCAACCTGCAAAGAAGGTGAATCACCCAAACCACATTCAGCCTCCAAAAAGACAGTGTACTTTTGAGAACCAGAACCATAAAGCAATGTCCTCTACTAGTTGTGACAAGGGAAGTACAAATCCTCTCCCATGTCCGTTGCCATTGAAAGCTAAAACATCCCTACATCTTAGTGCCAACAGTCACAAGGTAGACTCTGATGGAGACGCTTGCCATTTGTCTGAAAGTAGAAAAGctttaaagaaagagaggagcAATTTAAGCAACCTTGAATCTCTTGAGAAATCATCAAAGGTGTCTCCCAGGGAAGACCCTCAGAAAAGCCCAGCTGGTTTCTCACTTTCTGATGGTAATGCATCCTGTATAAATGCTAAGGATAAACAAGTTGAAGACAACCAGAAGCGATTGGCAGCCTTGGCAGCGTGGCAGAAAGCCAGAGAAGTACAGAAAAAACTGGTGCATAGTGCACTGGCAAATTTG GATGGTCATCCAGAggacaaaaaaacacacattgtCTTTGCTTCTGATAATGAAAGTGAAACGGAAGAGACATCCACTCAGGAGCAAAGCTGTCCAGAAAAGGAGCTGATAAAA GAATCTGTGAGTAAATCGTCTGGGAAACTGTTTGACAGCAGCGATGATGAAGAATCAGATCCCAAGGAGGACAGCACCAGGTTCAGCATTAAACCTCAGTTTGAGGGCAGAGCTGGCCAGAAG cttatGGATCTGCAGTCTCAGTTTGGAAATGATGAGAGATTCCGCATGGACTCTAGATTTTTAGAGAGTGACAGTGAGGACGAAAAGAAAG AGCTAAATGAACATAAAGTGAATGAAGACGAGCTtgctgcagaaaaaaagaaaaccctgaatGTTGTGCAAAGTGTTTTGAACATCAATGTGAACAACCCTACGAACAAAGGATCGGTGGCTGCTAAGAAATTTAA GGATATCGTACATTATGACCCAACAAAGCATGACCATGccatttatgaaagaaaacaagaagataaagaaaaagaaag TAAGGCAAAacggaagaagaaaaaggaagaagctgagaagctgCCTGAGGTATCCCAAGACATGTATTATAACATTGCTACGGATTTGAAAGAAATATTCCAAAGTATGAACAACacagatgaaaaggaagaagatgcGCCCAGGACTGAGGCTGGTGCTAGAGAGGGGACTGGAAAAATCAGGAACGCCGAGACACTGGCACGTGGGCCCGAGCAAACCACTGGCTTTACATTCTCTTTTTTTGATTCAGCCACTAAAGATGAAAAGGATG CCACCTATAGAATCGAACTAGTGAAACATGGGAAGATAGTCTGTCCAAACGATCCCCGATTCCAAGACAGTAGTTCAGAAGAAGAGGATATTGCTGAAGAAGCAGATCACAGCAAGCCAAGCCCTGG AGAAGCGGTTCCTGAGAACGAGGccattagatttttctttttctctgagaatgACGACAGACTTCGTG GTTCTAACTTATTCTGGAGTGGTGTGGGAGGTAGTATTAGCAGAAATTCTTGGGAAGCCCGAACAAGTAGTCTCCTTTTG GAATGTCGGAAAAAACATAAAGAAGCCAAAAGGAAGGTGAAAGCAAATTAA